One Blastocatellia bacterium genomic window carries:
- a CDS encoding RDD family protein, whose amino-acid sequence MRCPKCGFVQSAAQATCRYCGTKLSPTTAPSAQAHERADDRARAHTASSVVIPFPGARARDVASNRPVPDSSDDSSAEERSGPPEWREQLRERVRAIRERRGSEGESARKVAEPSPPANPEKERRNAIAETVAARARRHDELAPAPRRGGEVVNPSPHPEVEVQPRAPRERESAREATPLFPSDEELLLEEGRDLASEREMGPEVSLRPRSREPQEIIREEPQIAPASLGRRIGAALLDLGVILFSAIPFVASVELIFGDFSHRFVRFALVGIVIGIGVLYETIMLSVAGRTVGMAIAGLLALNKRTMDVPSVGQALRHVLGSVLGAIPLFFGFFWALFNRERRTFADLFSGIVVKRVAESVYESQEVHAPWLYRPSRR is encoded by the coding sequence ATGCGATGTCCAAAATGTGGCTTTGTTCAATCGGCGGCTCAGGCGACATGTCGGTACTGCGGGACGAAGCTCTCTCCAACGACAGCTCCTTCGGCACAGGCGCACGAGCGAGCGGACGATCGAGCACGCGCGCATACTGCGAGTTCAGTGGTGATCCCTTTTCCGGGAGCGCGGGCACGCGACGTCGCTTCCAACCGGCCTGTGCCAGACTCCTCGGACGACTCTTCAGCGGAAGAGCGCTCGGGTCCTCCGGAGTGGCGAGAGCAGCTTCGAGAACGCGTGCGAGCCATTCGCGAGCGGCGCGGGAGCGAGGGAGAATCCGCGCGCAAGGTCGCGGAGCCATCGCCACCTGCGAACCCGGAGAAAGAGCGACGTAACGCCATTGCGGAGACCGTGGCGGCGCGTGCGCGACGCCATGATGAACTGGCGCCGGCTCCGAGAAGGGGAGGAGAGGTCGTGAACCCTTCGCCTCACCCAGAGGTTGAGGTGCAACCGCGCGCTCCGCGTGAACGAGAGTCCGCGCGAGAAGCGACACCGCTCTTCCCCTCGGACGAGGAGCTTTTGCTGGAAGAAGGCAGGGATCTGGCATCCGAGAGGGAAATGGGGCCAGAGGTCTCCCTTCGCCCGCGAAGCAGGGAACCGCAGGAGATCATTCGCGAGGAGCCGCAAATCGCTCCGGCTTCGCTCGGACGGCGCATAGGCGCGGCACTCCTCGATCTGGGAGTGATCCTCTTCAGCGCCATTCCCTTTGTCGCCAGCGTTGAGTTGATCTTCGGCGATTTCTCCCATCGCTTCGTGCGCTTCGCGCTCGTGGGCATCGTGATCGGGATTGGCGTCCTCTACGAGACGATTATGCTGAGCGTGGCTGGTCGCACGGTGGGGATGGCCATCGCCGGACTCCTCGCTCTGAATAAGCGAACGATGGACGTGCCATCGGTCGGACAGGCCCTGCGCCATGTCCTTGGATCCGTGTTGGGAGCGATCCCCCTCTTCTTCGGATTCTTCTGGGCGCTCTTCAATCGCGAGCGTCGTACGTTCGCTGACCTCTTCTCGGGGATCGTCGTGAAGCGAGTCGCCGAGTCCGTGTACGAGAGCCAGGAAGTGCACGCGCCTTGGCTCTATCGTCCCTCGCGGCGCTGA
- a CDS encoding S46 family peptidase has protein sequence MMMVWRRSSTFHRMLLFILAVSLWGRALAWADEGMWTFDNPPLAQLKERYGFTPTREWLDHIRLSSVRFSDGGSGAFVSPDGLVLTNHHVALTQLQKLSTPEKNYARDGFYARTRREELKCPDLALDVLVHMEEVTARVRAAVRPGMSEREAFEARRAEIARIERESREATGLHSEVVALYHGAEYWLYRYKRYTDVRLVFAPEQQIAFFGGDPDNFTYPRYCLDFALFRVYENGQPLRSTHYLRWNSRGASEGELVFVSGHPGRTSRLLTVAQLETLRDVTYPRTIKTLRHRLQVLRQYAAQGPEPARQAAELIFSLENALKAYMGEWNGLRDPALMERKRQQEQEFRARVASRPEWQAEYGTAWEEIAEAEARYREQAVPWLYRSVRRSFSELVEHALTLVRYVVEVKKPDAERLPGFHDAQLEAVRFRLLSPAPIFPKLEEVLLAASLQESLEELGPDDPFIQAALGGRSPEIVARELMRGTRLTDPAVRRALLEGGEEAVAASSDPLIQWARRVDPILRQMQRWFEEQVASVREAAAAKIGRARFAVFGKSVYPDATFTLRLSYGTVRGYPMNGTQAPPKTTFYGLFDRAHGFDQKPPYHLPPRIWARRHRLDLSTPLNFVSTCDITGGNSGSPVINRQGELVGVIFDGNIESLVGNFVYIEETNRAVAVHSAAIIEALRKLYDAGPLADELEGRTSSSRRASRGGRAR, from the coding sequence CTCGCTGTCAGCTTGTGGGGGCGGGCACTCGCGTGGGCGGATGAGGGGATGTGGACGTTCGATAATCCCCCCCTGGCGCAGCTCAAAGAGCGTTATGGATTCACACCGACGCGCGAGTGGCTCGATCACATTCGGCTCTCCAGTGTTCGATTCAGTGACGGCGGATCGGGAGCGTTCGTGAGCCCGGATGGGCTCGTGCTCACGAATCATCATGTCGCCCTCACGCAGCTGCAGAAACTCTCCACGCCGGAGAAGAACTACGCGCGCGATGGCTTCTACGCCCGCACGCGACGAGAGGAGCTGAAGTGCCCGGATCTCGCTCTCGACGTCCTCGTGCACATGGAGGAGGTGACGGCGCGGGTGCGGGCGGCCGTTCGGCCCGGCATGAGCGAACGCGAAGCTTTCGAGGCGCGGCGGGCGGAAATCGCGCGCATCGAGCGGGAGAGTCGCGAAGCCACTGGCCTCCATTCGGAAGTGGTCGCGCTCTACCACGGGGCCGAATATTGGCTCTATCGCTACAAGCGGTACACGGATGTGCGATTGGTCTTCGCGCCGGAGCAGCAGATCGCCTTCTTCGGCGGCGATCCCGACAACTTCACGTATCCGCGCTACTGTCTCGATTTCGCGCTCTTTCGCGTCTACGAGAACGGGCAGCCCCTTCGCTCAACGCATTATTTGCGATGGAACTCGCGAGGAGCGAGCGAGGGGGAATTGGTCTTCGTCTCCGGCCATCCCGGGCGGACGAGTCGCTTGCTGACGGTGGCGCAGTTGGAGACGCTGCGAGACGTCACCTATCCGCGTACGATCAAGACCCTTCGACATCGGTTGCAGGTGTTGCGACAGTATGCCGCGCAAGGCCCGGAGCCAGCACGGCAGGCCGCGGAGCTGATCTTCAGTTTGGAGAACGCCTTGAAGGCTTACATGGGCGAATGGAATGGCCTGCGCGATCCGGCGCTCATGGAGCGGAAACGGCAGCAGGAGCAGGAATTCCGCGCGCGCGTGGCCAGCCGACCCGAATGGCAAGCGGAATACGGAACGGCGTGGGAAGAGATTGCGGAGGCCGAGGCGCGCTATCGCGAACAGGCCGTGCCATGGCTCTACCGTTCCGTGCGTCGCAGCTTCTCCGAATTGGTCGAACACGCGCTGACGCTCGTGCGCTACGTCGTGGAAGTGAAGAAGCCTGACGCCGAGCGGCTCCCGGGATTCCATGATGCGCAGTTGGAGGCGGTGCGCTTTCGATTGCTCTCGCCGGCGCCGATCTTCCCCAAGCTTGAGGAAGTCTTACTGGCGGCGAGCTTGCAGGAATCCCTGGAGGAGCTGGGACCTGACGATCCATTCATTCAGGCTGCTTTGGGTGGACGCTCGCCGGAGATCGTCGCACGAGAGCTGATGCGAGGGACGCGCCTGACGGATCCCGCCGTGCGGCGAGCGCTTCTCGAAGGAGGGGAAGAGGCTGTGGCGGCGTCGTCGGATCCCTTGATTCAATGGGCACGACGCGTGGATCCGATCCTTCGCCAAATGCAACGCTGGTTCGAGGAACAGGTGGCGAGCGTTCGGGAAGCCGCCGCCGCGAAGATCGGTCGAGCGCGCTTCGCCGTCTTCGGCAAGTCGGTCTATCCCGATGCGACGTTCACGCTGCGCCTCTCCTATGGGACGGTTCGTGGCTATCCGATGAACGGCACGCAGGCGCCGCCGAAGACGACCTTCTACGGGCTCTTCGATCGCGCCCATGGCTTCGATCAGAAGCCGCCGTATCATCTCCCTCCTCGAATATGGGCGCGACGCCATCGGCTCGATCTCTCGACGCCGCTCAATTTCGTGAGCACGTGCGACATCACCGGGGGCAACTCCGGCTCTCCGGTGATCAATCGGCAAGGCGAGCTCGTGGGCGTCATCTTCGATGGGAACATCGAGAGCTTGGTCGGGAACTTCGTCTACATCGAGGAGACGAATCGCGCCGTAGCCGTGCATAGCGCTGCGATTATCGAAGCCTTGCGCAAGCTCTACGATGCCGGACCGCTGGCGGACGAATTGGAGGGGAGGACTTCATCGTCGCGTCGCGCTTCGAGAGGGGGTCGAGCACGTTGA